The following are encoded together in the Blautia obeum ATCC 29174 genome:
- the bsh gene encoding choloylglycine hydrolase, with the protein MCTAATYKTKDFYFGRTLDYEFSYGDQIVITPRNYAFNFRHVGDMKNHYAIIGMAHVAEDYPLYYDAMNEKGVAMAGLNFVGNAVYAAIKPDVENIAQFEFIPWILSQCSSLVEVRELLERINIVNTPFSEQLPLAQLHWIISDENESITVESMSDGLHIYDNPVGVLTNNPPFPQQMFQLNNYMYLSPKQPRNTFCENLALDAYSRGMGGLGLPGDLSSSSRFVRVAFTKVNAISGESEEESVSQFFHILGSVDQQRGCCEVADGKYEITLYTSCCNVTKGIYYYNTYENHQISAVDMHVENLDSDKMICYPVIQGERINYQNK; encoded by the coding sequence ATGTGTACAGCAGCAACTTATAAAACAAAAGATTTTTACTTTGGACGAACCCTTGATTATGAATTCTCTTATGGTGATCAGATAGTAATTACACCACGTAATTATGCGTTTAATTTTCGCCATGTTGGCGATATGAAAAATCATTATGCAATTATTGGAATGGCTCATGTTGCAGAGGATTATCCTTTGTATTATGATGCTATGAATGAAAAAGGAGTGGCAATGGCAGGACTGAATTTTGTCGGAAATGCTGTTTATGCCGCGATTAAGCCAGATGTGGAAAATATTGCACAGTTTGAATTTATTCCGTGGATTTTAAGTCAGTGTTCTTCTTTAGTTGAAGTTCGCGAGCTTCTTGAACGAATTAATATTGTTAATACTCCTTTCAGCGAGCAATTGCCATTAGCACAATTACACTGGATCATTTCTGATGAGAATGAGTCAATTACGGTAGAATCTATGTCAGATGGTTTGCATATTTATGATAATCCAGTAGGAGTGCTTACGAATAATCCGCCATTTCCACAGCAGATGTTTCAACTAAATAATTATATGTATTTATCTCCTAAACAGCCCAGAAATACTTTCTGCGAAAATTTGGCTCTTGATGCATATAGTAGAGGTATGGGAGGGTTAGGTCTTCCGGGAGATCTCTCATCTTCATCACGCTTTGTACGTGTAGCTTTTACAAAGGTAAATGCAATTTCAGGTGAATCAGAGGAAGAAAGCGTTAGCCAATTCTTCCACATTCTCGGATCTGTGGATCAGCAACGAGGATGTTGCGAAGTAGCGGATGGAAAATATGAAATCACATTGTATACGTCGTGTTGTAATGTTACAAAAGGTATTTATTATTACAATACTTATGAAAACCATCAGATCAGTGCAGTAGATATGCATGTAGAAAATCTGGATAGTGATAAAATGATTTGTTATCCAGTAATTCAAGGAGAACGAATCAACTATCAAAATAAATAA
- a CDS encoding GTP pyrophosphokinase, translated as MTKDEVKKLRMNSPESLQFLNNATKFYNLMMMYRCAIREIQTKLEVLDDEFSVENNRNPISFIKTRIKKPNSIYNKLQKMGHDFTTENIQTYLNDVAGVRIVCAFIDDIYMISDLITQQDDIKVIEVKDYIKNPKPNGYRSYHMIVEIPVFFAKGKTPMRVELQIRTNGMDFWATLEHQLRYKKGVEEMPGYEEISEELLHSARVVIEADNEMQRIKDKIGMFHEI; from the coding sequence ATGACAAAAGATGAAGTAAAAAAACTCAGGATGAACAGTCCGGAATCACTACAGTTTTTAAATAATGCTACAAAGTTTTATAATTTAATGATGATGTACCGTTGTGCTATCCGGGAAATTCAAACCAAACTTGAGGTTTTAGATGATGAATTTTCAGTTGAGAACAATCGAAATCCTATTTCATTTATAAAGACAAGAATTAAGAAACCCAATAGTATTTATAATAAACTGCAGAAAATGGGACATGATTTTACAACAGAGAATATACAAACATATCTAAATGATGTAGCAGGTGTTCGAATAGTTTGTGCATTTATTGATGATATTTATATGATATCTGATTTGATCACACAACAAGATGATATCAAAGTTATTGAAGTAAAGGATTATATAAAAAATCCCAAACCAAATGGCTATCGAAGCTATCACATGATTGTTGAGATTCCTGTATTTTTTGCTAAGGGTAAAACACCTATGCGTGTAGAACTTCAAATTCGAACTAATGGGATGGATTTCTGGGCAACGTTGGAACATCAGCTTCGTTATAAAAAAGGCGTTGAAGAAATGCCTGGATATGAAGAGATCAGTGAAGAATTACTTCATTCTGCAAGAGTTGTCATTGAAGCAGATAATGAAATGCAGAGAATAAAAGACAAAATTGGTATGTTCCACGAAATTTAA
- the cls gene encoding cardiolipin synthase, with protein MKQDTLEGKAKTKNGVKRLCFSIICILLEVVFIITIVTRLNEYAEIINLFTRILSGILVLRLYASDKTSSMKMPWVILILIFPIMGVGLYLLIGLNGGTHKMRERYAEIDSKLLPMLSDNQECLSKIKETIPKAGNIASYIQRNSQYPIYQNTDIVYFDEAVKGLEAQLKDLEKAQKFIFMEYHAIEDAEAWHKIQKILEERVKVGVEVRIFYDGMGSIGFINTDFVKKMECVGIHCRVFNPFVPGLNLFLNNRDHRKITVIDGKVGFTGGYNLANEYFNYTHPYGQWKDTGIRLEGDAVQSLTVTFLEMWNAVSDKDANDSDFSKYLFHYDYAAQQTGFVQPYADSPMDNEQVGEEVYISMINKAEKYCWFMTPYLIITDEMTHALCLAAKRGVDVRIITPGIPDKKFIYNITRSFYHGLVKHGVRVYEWTPGFCHAKMSVADDCMATCGTINLDYRSLYHHFENGCFMADCQAVVEIKNDLIRTMGECRDVTDQYQTGRSAYLRLGQLFMRLFAGLL; from the coding sequence ATGAAACAAGATACTTTAGAAGGAAAAGCGAAAACAAAAAACGGAGTAAAACGATTGTGTTTTTCCATAATCTGCATTCTTCTAGAAGTAGTTTTTATTATTACTATTGTAACACGCTTAAATGAATATGCAGAAATCATAAATCTATTTACAAGGATTTTAAGTGGAATTTTAGTTTTGAGATTGTATGCATCAGATAAGACATCTTCCATGAAAATGCCTTGGGTTATATTAATTTTAATTTTCCCAATTATGGGTGTAGGCCTATATTTATTGATTGGTTTGAATGGTGGCACACATAAAATGCGTGAGCGATATGCAGAAATTGATAGCAAATTGTTACCAATGCTTTCCGATAATCAGGAGTGTTTGAGCAAAATAAAAGAAACAATTCCGAAAGCAGGAAATATAGCAAGTTACATACAAAGAAATTCGCAGTATCCAATCTATCAGAATACGGATATTGTGTATTTTGATGAAGCAGTGAAAGGATTAGAGGCACAGCTTAAGGATTTGGAGAAAGCACAGAAGTTTATCTTCATGGAGTATCATGCTATAGAAGATGCAGAGGCGTGGCATAAGATCCAAAAGATTCTGGAAGAACGAGTAAAAGTTGGAGTGGAAGTACGCATATTTTATGATGGTATGGGTTCTATAGGATTTATTAATACTGATTTTGTAAAAAAAATGGAGTGCGTAGGAATTCATTGCCGTGTATTCAATCCGTTTGTACCAGGTTTAAATTTGTTCTTGAACAATCGTGATCATAGAAAAATAACAGTTATTGATGGAAAAGTCGGATTTACAGGTGGATATAATCTAGCAAACGAATATTTTAATTACACACACCCGTATGGACAGTGGAAAGATACAGGTATTCGTTTAGAAGGAGATGCTGTTCAGTCGCTTACGGTGACATTTTTGGAAATGTGGAATGCAGTAAGTGATAAGGATGCTAATGATTCTGATTTTAGTAAATACCTTTTCCACTATGATTATGCGGCACAGCAAACTGGGTTTGTTCAACCTTATGCAGACAGCCCTATGGATAATGAGCAAGTAGGAGAAGAAGTTTATATCAGTATGATAAATAAAGCTGAAAAATACTGTTGGTTTATGACTCCATATCTAATCATAACAGATGAAATGACGCATGCGTTATGTCTGGCTGCTAAGCGAGGGGTAGACGTAAGAATTATCACACCTGGTATCCCTGATAAAAAATTTATTTATAATATAACTCGTTCTTTTTATCATGGATTAGTTAAACATGGTGTTCGTGTTTATGAGTGGACTCCTGGTTTCTGTCATGCAAAAATGAGTGTAGCAGATGACTGTATGGCAACTTGTGGAACAATTAATCTGGATTATCGAAGTTTATATCACCATTTTGAAAACGGCTGTTTTATGGCAGATTGTCAGGCAGTTGTGGAAATAAAAAATGATCTGATAAGAACGATGGGAGAATGTCGTGATGTGACAGACCAATATCAAACCGGACGAAGTGCATATTTGCGACTGGGACAATTATTTATGAGATTATTTGCTGGATTGCTATAA
- a CDS encoding phospholipase D family protein: MKKHKICKILLVILAIFLCVAFYELLGTCVAYKKQPEVSNTTKKETKNESWNECSENTERAVIIEKNPEALLQRVRLIKNAKKEIILSTFAFQSDESGKLILGALHDAADRGVHIRLLVDGMESWIDMEGNPYFYGLSSHENVEIKLYNKANPLKPWKMMGRMHDKYLIADGKRYILGGRNTYNYFLGDFPGHKNYDRDVLVVCDEPEKENSVNQLSEYFETIWNQEDSGYFHNNKKLANRKSVKNAVLELQNSYQKYFEENKERICETDYTDETFETEKITLVSNPIHTGSKEPVVWYQLGELMKNAKNRVKIHTPYIICNDMMYNTWEEIAENVSDFSIMTNSVANNGNPFGSADYAKNRNRILSTGINIWEYEGGYSYHGKSILIDDDLSVIGSFNMDMRSAYLDTELMLVIRSKDINKQLEEGMMEYEKVSRQILEGGTYNDPYHVEPIELTKKRQRKIFLVQHLLGWARYLF; encoded by the coding sequence ATGAAAAAGCATAAAATATGTAAAATCCTTCTTGTTATACTGGCAATTTTTTTATGTGTGGCTTTTTATGAATTGCTCGGAACCTGCGTTGCATATAAAAAGCAGCCGGAAGTGTCCAATACAACCAAAAAAGAAACAAAAAATGAGTCATGGAACGAATGCAGTGAAAATACAGAACGGGCAGTAATCATAGAAAAGAATCCAGAAGCGCTTTTACAAAGAGTGCGTTTGATCAAGAATGCAAAAAAGGAAATTATTCTTTCTACTTTTGCATTTCAATCCGATGAAAGTGGAAAATTGATTTTAGGAGCACTGCATGATGCGGCAGACAGAGGGGTACATATTCGTCTGTTAGTAGATGGAATGGAGAGCTGGATTGATATGGAAGGAAATCCGTATTTCTATGGATTATCTTCCCATGAGAATGTTGAAATTAAACTGTATAATAAGGCCAATCCGTTGAAACCGTGGAAAATGATGGGTAGAATGCATGATAAATATTTGATTGCAGATGGAAAGAGATATATTCTTGGGGGAAGAAATACATACAATTATTTCCTGGGTGATTTTCCGGGACATAAGAACTATGACAGAGACGTGTTAGTGGTTTGCGATGAACCTGAGAAAGAAAATTCAGTTAACCAGTTGTCAGAGTATTTTGAAACCATATGGAATCAGGAAGACAGTGGTTATTTTCATAACAATAAAAAACTGGCAAATAGAAAATCTGTAAAGAACGCAGTTTTAGAGCTACAGAACAGTTATCAGAAATATTTTGAAGAGAATAAGGAAAGAATCTGCGAGACCGATTATACGGATGAAACTTTTGAGACAGAAAAGATTACATTAGTGTCAAATCCTATTCACACAGGTTCCAAAGAACCAGTAGTGTGGTATCAGTTGGGAGAATTGATGAAAAATGCAAAAAATCGTGTGAAGATCCACACGCCATATATTATCTGTAATGATATGATGTATAATACATGGGAGGAGATTGCAGAGAACGTTTCAGATTTTTCTATCATGACAAATTCAGTTGCGAATAATGGGAATCCATTTGGGTCTGCCGATTATGCGAAAAACAGAAATAGAATCTTAAGTACAGGAATTAATATCTGGGAATATGAAGGCGGTTATTCATACCACGGAAAAAGTATTCTGATTGACGATGATCTGTCTGTAATCGGTTCCTTTAATATGGACATGAGAAGTGCATATCTGGATACGGAACTGATGCTTGTAATACGCAGTAAAGATATTAATAAACAGTTGGAAGAGGGCATGATGGAATATGAAAAAGTGTCCCGCCAGATATTAGAAGGCGGAACTTATAATGATCCATATCATGTAGAGCCAATCGAATTAACAAAGAAACGTCAGAGAAAAATATTTTTGGTACAGCATCTGCTTGGATGGGCAAGGTATCTGTTTTAA
- a CDS encoding response regulator transcription factor → MGKVSVLIRRKENVFQILIVEDDKELSQLFQKVLEKNGYQVKSASDGAQALEVLDKEYIDLIISDIMMPVMDGYELVSELRSAGYQIPVLMITAKGSFDDMRQGFFSGSDDYMVKPVNVNEMVLRVGALLRRAQILNEHKIVIGSTEFDYDAMTVTTDKESLVLPKKQFLLLYKLAASPGRTFTKQQLMDEVWGYETEADPHTIEVHIGRLRERFKDNPDFEIVTMRGIGYKVVKK, encoded by the coding sequence ATGGGCAAGGTATCTGTTTTAATAAGGAGGAAGGAAAACGTGTTTCAAATATTGATTGTAGAAGATGATAAAGAATTAAGCCAGCTATTCCAAAAAGTGCTTGAGAAGAATGGATATCAAGTCAAAAGTGCATCGGATGGAGCACAGGCATTAGAAGTATTGGATAAGGAATATATTGATCTGATCATTTCTGATATTATGATGCCGGTTATGGATGGCTATGAACTGGTGTCAGAACTTCGTTCAGCAGGATATCAGATACCAGTGCTTATGATCACTGCGAAAGGTTCCTTTGATGATATGCGTCAGGGATTTTTTTCGGGAAGCGATGATTATATGGTAAAACCGGTAAATGTGAATGAAATGGTTTTAAGAGTCGGAGCACTGCTTCGCCGTGCACAGATATTGAATGAACACAAAATTGTGATCGGTTCAACAGAGTTTGATTATGATGCAATGACGGTTACAACTGATAAGGAAAGTCTTGTTTTACCTAAAAAACAATTCCTGCTTTTATATAAGCTTGCAGCTTCGCCAGGCAGAACATTTACAAAACAACAGTTGATGGATGAAGTATGGGGATACGAGACGGAGGCAGACCCACATACAATAGAGGTACATATAGGAAGACTCAGAGAGCGTTTTAAAGATAACCCGGATTTTGAAATCGTAACAATGCGTGGAATTGGATACAAGGTGGTGAAAAAATAA
- a CDS encoding HAMP domain-containing sensor histidine kinase — translation MEQKKKKGLRIRSCLTGAIWLALVFSTVISALLFAFLNHFFNLPGSIPVLGWLLIFNTLIAGLITSFINAKLLEPITRLSKAMKEVSQGDFEQHLETNSRIAEVGESYQSFNVMTKELRATEVLQMDFVSNVSHEFKTPINAIEGYTMLLQGEELSPDQEEYVEKILFNTQRLSGLVGNILLLSKLENQNIPMKKTEYRLDEQIRQAFLSLETKWTEKEIGFQVELEEVKYTGNEGLFMHIWINLLDNAIKFSPSKGTITMFLKQEQDSVKFILEDEGPGIEDDVKSRIFDKFYQVDGSHKAEGNGLGLALVKRIVDSAGGTIKAENREYGGCRFVIELPKQKDEII, via the coding sequence ATGGAACAAAAGAAAAAAAAAGGATTGCGGATCCGATCCTGTCTGACTGGTGCAATCTGGCTGGCACTTGTATTTTCAACAGTCATATCTGCTTTATTATTTGCTTTTTTGAATCATTTTTTTAATCTGCCGGGCAGCATACCTGTGCTTGGCTGGCTTTTGATTTTCAATACATTGATTGCAGGGCTGATCACTTCCTTTATCAATGCAAAGTTACTGGAACCAATTACCAGACTTAGTAAAGCAATGAAGGAAGTTTCTCAGGGAGATTTTGAACAGCATTTGGAAACGAACAGCCGTATAGCAGAAGTTGGAGAATCTTATCAAAGTTTTAACGTTATGACAAAAGAACTTCGTGCAACAGAGGTGCTGCAGATGGATTTTGTATCTAATGTTTCTCATGAGTTTAAGACCCCGATTAATGCTATTGAAGGATATACAATGCTGCTTCAGGGAGAAGAACTGTCTCCGGATCAAGAGGAATATGTAGAAAAAATCTTATTTAACACCCAAAGACTTTCCGGATTGGTTGGTAATATTTTGCTGTTATCCAAGTTAGAGAATCAGAATATACCAATGAAAAAAACAGAATATCGTCTGGATGAACAGATCCGCCAGGCATTTCTTTCATTGGAAACAAAATGGACAGAAAAAGAAATTGGTTTTCAGGTAGAATTGGAGGAAGTTAAATATACTGGGAATGAAGGACTTTTTATGCATATCTGGATAAATCTTTTGGATAATGCGATTAAGTTCAGCCCTTCAAAGGGGACAATTACGATGTTTCTGAAACAAGAACAGGATTCTGTTAAGTTCATTCTGGAAGATGAAGGACCAGGAATAGAGGATGATGTAAAATCCAGAATATTTGACAAGTTCTATCAGGTAGATGGATCTCATAAAGCAGAAGGAAATGGCCTAGGTCTTGCACTTGTAAAACGGATTGTAGATAGTGCCGGAGGAACAATCAAAGCAGAAAACCGTGAATATGGTGGATGCAGATTTGTTATAGAGCTGCCAAAGCAGAAAGATGAGATTATATAG
- a CDS encoding FUSC family protein, translating into MTFYQELQLNQAGSKNLLKKSETLKEKLYHMWVYLVKIALTLAFCFFFVSIFSILFGNENSIVGVVVLLCLMVFRNADLGIHTGQSTMLLALFFVIMTVCPHLANQFSPVLGMLLNIAALAVLILFGCHNPFMFNQSTLVLGYLLLYGYDVTGKSYQMRLVGMALGAALTCFVFYRNHKNRTYKRNLKDLIQEFDITSSRTKWQICQILCVPIVLCIAELCNMPRAMWAGIAAMSAILPFMEDMHYRVRKRIVGNIAGVICFTVLYFLLPSSIYAYIGILGGIGVGFSAQYGWQAVFNTFGALAIAAETYGLQGAVSLRVIQNVFGVVFALAFCAVFYWFMSKQKESDVTVHAE; encoded by the coding sequence ATGACATTTTATCAGGAGCTGCAGTTAAATCAGGCAGGTTCTAAAAACCTGTTGAAAAAGAGTGAAACACTAAAAGAAAAATTATATCATATGTGGGTATATCTGGTGAAGATAGCTCTTACATTGGCATTTTGTTTTTTCTTTGTTAGTATTTTCAGCATCCTATTTGGAAATGAGAACAGCATTGTAGGTGTAGTAGTCTTATTATGTCTCATGGTGTTTAGAAATGCGGATCTGGGGATCCACACCGGACAATCTACGATGCTTTTGGCTTTGTTCTTTGTAATTATGACTGTATGTCCGCATTTAGCAAATCAGTTTTCACCGGTATTGGGAATGCTGTTAAATATTGCGGCACTGGCTGTGTTGATTCTGTTCGGATGCCATAATCCATTCATGTTTAATCAATCTACATTGGTTCTTGGGTATCTGCTGCTATATGGTTATGATGTTACGGGAAAAAGCTATCAGATGCGATTAGTCGGGATGGCTTTAGGTGCAGCACTTACCTGCTTCGTATTTTATCGAAATCATAAAAACAGAACTTATAAAAGAAATCTGAAAGATCTGATACAAGAATTTGATATCACTTCTTCCAGAACAAAATGGCAGATATGTCAGATTTTATGCGTACCGATTGTCCTTTGCATTGCAGAACTTTGTAATATGCCACGTGCAATGTGGGCTGGTATTGCGGCCATGTCCGCGATTTTGCCGTTTATGGAAGATATGCACTACAGAGTCCGTAAAAGGATTGTCGGAAATATTGCAGGTGTTATATGTTTTACAGTATTATATTTTCTGCTTCCTTCATCAATCTATGCATATATAGGAATTCTTGGTGGAATCGGTGTAGGATTTTCAGCACAATATGGCTGGCAGGCAGTATTTAACACATTTGGTGCTTTAGCCATTGCTGCAGAGACTTATGGACTACAAGGAGCGGTTAGTCTTAGAGTGATTCAAAATGTTTTTGGTGTTGTGTTTGCTTTAGCATTTTGTGCTGTATTTTATTGGTTTATGTCGAAACAAAAGGAAAGTGATGTGACCGTACATGCAGAGTGA
- a CDS encoding CDP-alcohol phosphatidyltransferase family protein — MQSEGSQKENLNRIITVPNLLSFFRFCLIPVIIWSYCVKENPLLAGEILLLSGLTDLADGYIARRFHRISNLGKILDPVADKLTQAAMLICLFTRFPHVLLLIAIMAGKELYMVVSGCLVIQKTGKVHGADWHGKIVTFLLYGTVAVHIIWFHITPMVSDLLIGLCAIMMVISVALYIIQNTRTLKGETV, encoded by the coding sequence ATGCAGAGTGAAGGAAGTCAGAAAGAAAATTTGAATAGAATTATTACAGTACCCAATTTGCTTTCTTTTTTTCGGTTTTGTCTGATTCCAGTAATTATATGGAGTTATTGTGTAAAGGAAAATCCTTTGTTAGCAGGAGAAATCTTATTGCTATCCGGTCTTACGGATCTCGCTGATGGATATATTGCAAGAAGATTCCATAGGATTAGTAATTTAGGAAAAATACTTGATCCGGTGGCTGATAAACTGACACAGGCAGCGATGTTAATCTGTCTGTTTACTCGTTTTCCGCATGTGCTTCTTTTAATCGCAATAATGGCAGGTAAGGAGCTGTATATGGTAGTCAGTGGATGTCTTGTGATACAAAAGACAGGAAAAGTACATGGTGCAGACTGGCATGGAAAGATAGTAACCTTTTTATTATATGGAACTGTAGCGGTGCATATTATATGGTTCCACATTACACCGATGGTATCAGATCTGTTGATTGGTTTGTGCGCTATAATGATGGTCATATCGGTTGCTCTGTATATTATCCAGAATACCAGGACTCTTAAGGGAGAGACTGTATAA
- a CDS encoding S24 family peptidase, whose amino-acid sequence MMIKKDFGSIIANKRKYRKLSQPQLAALLCERGLDVKAHSISKWEKNVNLPNVLQFFALCEILEISDINRTFQIGTDEKLFSKLNDEGQAKVLDYMNLLMKSGEYIREEPIIYQFPRRTLSLYDLPVSAGTGQFLDSDRFSEIEVGDEVSSSADFGVRVCGDSMEPLYLDGQIIWIHKQETLEEGEIGVFFLDGDAYVKKYHQSDSGIQLISLNKKYAPIQVTSGSTLKTFGKVVG is encoded by the coding sequence ATGATGATAAAGAAAGATTTTGGATCCATTATTGCTAATAAAAGAAAATACCGAAAACTGTCTCAACCACAACTGGCAGCTCTTCTGTGTGAAAGAGGCTTAGATGTAAAAGCTCATTCTATCAGTAAATGGGAAAAAAATGTAAACCTGCCAAATGTTTTACAATTTTTTGCCCTCTGTGAGATTCTTGAGATTTCCGATATAAATAGAACATTCCAGATTGGAACGGATGAGAAACTTTTCTCCAAATTAAATGACGAAGGACAAGCCAAAGTTCTTGACTACATGAACCTATTAATGAAAAGTGGGGAATACATTCGAGAAGAACCAATCATTTATCAATTTCCACGAAGAACTCTCAGTCTCTATGATCTCCCGGTTTCAGCTGGAACAGGACAATTCCTTGATTCCGACCGTTTTTCCGAAATTGAAGTTGGTGATGAAGTATCTTCCAGTGCTGACTTCGGTGTCCGGGTATGTGGTGACAGCATGGAGCCTCTCTATCTGGATGGACAGATCATCTGGATTCATAAACAAGAAACACTTGAAGAAGGAGAAATCGGTGTCTTCTTCCTTGATGGTGATGCTTATGTAAAGAAATATCATCAATCCGATTCCGGTATTCAGCTTATTTCTCTAAATAAAAAATATGCCCCTATCCAAGTCACTTCCGGATCCACCTTAAAAACTTTTGGAAAAGTAGTTGGCTAA
- the dinB gene encoding DNA polymerase IV, protein MEKVVLHSDANCFYASVEMLYHPEYVGKPLAVGGDPEERHGIVLTANYIAKRSGVKTGMALWQAKQVCPDLIFVPPRMDLYLKFSSMLREIYSEYTNQVEPYGCDEAWLDVTNSSLLKGDGRKIAEEINRRVKKELGITVSIGISWNKIFAKLGSDYKKPDGITEFNRTNYRELIWKLPVSDLLYVGRSTNRTLQKYGIRTIGELARTDPSFLERQLGKMGLVIFSFANGWDDSPVAAESYHAPIKSIGNSTTTPRDLECDQDVQIILMALAESVAARLRKHGFKCNVVSISIRDNELYHFSRQKKIQEPTDITDEIMRAAYQLFKENYHWSRPIRSLGIRADDLVMGTVPVQLDLFMNEQRREKQEKLDRAVDEIRRRFGYHSVQRAFMYQDKVLSSLDAQKSHTVHPVGYFNGR, encoded by the coding sequence GTGGAAAAAGTAGTATTGCACAGTGATGCCAACTGTTTTTATGCTAGTGTGGAAATGCTATATCATCCAGAATATGTTGGTAAGCCATTAGCTGTAGGAGGAGATCCTGAAGAGAGGCATGGAATTGTATTGACAGCGAATTATATTGCGAAGAGAAGCGGCGTTAAGACTGGCATGGCATTGTGGCAGGCAAAGCAGGTTTGCCCGGATTTGATATTTGTGCCTCCGAGGATGGATTTATATTTGAAGTTTTCCTCAATGTTGCGAGAAATATATTCGGAATATACGAATCAAGTTGAACCGTATGGATGTGATGAAGCTTGGCTTGATGTAACTAATAGTTCTTTACTGAAAGGTGACGGAAGAAAAATTGCAGAAGAAATTAACAGAAGGGTAAAGAAAGAACTGGGTATTACGGTAAGTATTGGAATTTCTTGGAATAAAATTTTTGCAAAACTTGGAAGCGATTATAAGAAGCCTGATGGAATTACAGAATTTAATCGGACGAATTACCGTGAACTAATCTGGAAACTTCCGGTATCAGATCTTCTATATGTAGGCAGATCAACGAATAGAACTTTACAGAAATATGGTATTCGCACAATTGGAGAATTGGCAAGAACAGATCCAAGTTTTCTGGAACGGCAGCTTGGAAAGATGGGACTTGTGATATTTTCATTTGCAAACGGATGGGATGATTCGCCGGTTGCAGCAGAATCATATCATGCTCCGATCAAATCTATTGGTAACAGTACGACAACACCGAGAGATCTGGAATGTGATCAGGATGTACAGATTATTCTGATGGCATTGGCAGAAAGTGTTGCAGCCAGATTACGGAAACATGGTTTTAAATGTAATGTAGTTTCAATTTCTATCCGGGACAATGAGCTGTATCATTTTTCACGACAGAAAAAAATTCAAGAACCCACTGACATTACAGATGAGATTATGAGAGCAGCTTATCAGCTATTCAAGGAAAATTATCATTGGTCACGTCCGATCAGAAGCCTTGGCATTCGTGCTGATGATCTGGTGATGGGAACAGTACCGGTGCAGTTAGATTTGTTTATGAATGAACAACGTCGAGAAAAACAGGAGAAGTTAGACAGAGCAGTAGATGAAATCAGACGACGGTTTGGTTATCACAGTGTCCAGAGAGCATTTATGTATCAGGATAAAGTCTTATCAAGTTTGGATGCACAGAAATCCCACACGGTACATCCAGTAGGATATTTTAATGGGAGGTAA
- a CDS encoding DUF6219 family protein, protein MKSHKYWSIGALVSMIGTCYTGYKDMKSAHKYFAFSSLICMAMAIYSGHKMISGKSRKKKEAAAEESAE, encoded by the coding sequence ATGAAATCACATAAATACTGGTCCATCGGTGCGCTGGTTTCCATGATCGGAACTTGCTACACCGGCTATAAGGATATGAAATCAGCACATAAATATTTTGCATTCAGTTCACTGATCTGCATGGCTATGGCCATTTACTCAGGTCATAAAATGATTTCTGGCAAATCCAGAAAAAAGAAAGAAGCTGCAGCTGAAGAATCTGCAGAATAA